The window TCTTTCAGGGAATCAACTCAAAGGTACATTGCCTAATGTTTTGGGTAATCTTTCAACCCAGCTTACCACTTTTGCAATTGACGAAAATCTTCTTTTTGGAGAGATACCTATAGGGATGGGTAATTTGGTCAACTTGACAACCTTACGGATGAGTGGTAACAAGTTTTCAGGGACAATCCCAGATGATATTACTGGTCTTAAAAAGTTGCAGCGTTTATGGTTAAATAACAATAGGCTCTCAGGAATATTACCAATTACCCTCGGAAACCTAACATTGTTAAATGAACTGTACTTATATAATAACAAATTGCAAGGAACTATCCCATCAAGTATAGAAAATTGCCAAAATTTGTTGTTGTTAGATCTTTCACAAAACAATCTCACTGGCATCATTCCAAAGCAACTCTTTGCGGTTTCCATGCTGTCAATTGGACTTGGTTTAGCTCAAAACTTTTTCTTAGGATCACTACCTTCTGAGGTCGGCAATCTTGTCCATTTATATGAGCTGGACTTATCTAAAAACAAGTTGTCTGGTAAAATTCCAAGCAGCCTAGCCTCTTGCACAAGCCTTGAGTACCTTTACCTGGAGGGTAATTTATTTCAAGGAGAAATTCCAACATCCCTGAGTTCTTCGAGGGGTATTCAAGTCATGGATCTTTCTCGGAACAACTTCTCTAGtcaaattccaaatttcttGGAGAAACTCTCCctcaagaatttgaatttatcctTCAATGATTTTCAGGGAGAGGTTCCAACAAAAGGGGTTTTCGCAAATGCTAGCGCAATATCACTCATTGGAAATAGTAGATTGTGTGGGGGCATATCGGAACTAAACTTGCCGAGGTGCTTagtaaaagaagagaagaaaataaagtggCCTTTTTCAGTCAAAGTGGTAATCTCAATGGCATGTGTGATTTTGGTAATAACCATAGtgtcatttttcttattttattggcgcaaaaataaaagaaatgataattCTTCAAAATCTTCCTTGAAGCAATCATTTTTGAGAGTGTCTTACCAAATGCTCCTTAAAGCAACTGATGGATTTTCATTAGCAAATTTGATTGGTGTTGGTAGTTTTGGCTCAGTGTATAAAGGCATCCTTGGTGACGATAGATCAATTGTTGCAATTAAGGTACTAAATATTCAACGTCAAGGAGCTTCCAGGAGTTTCGTCTCCGAGTGTGAAGCCTTGAAAAATATTCGTCACCGAAATCTTGTGAAGATCATAACTTGTTGCTCAAGTATGGATTTTCATGGCAATGATTTTAGGGCTCTAGTTTACGAGTTCATGCCAAATGGAAGTCTAGAAAATTGGTTGCATATGGATCTAGAAACAAATATCATGCAGGTAGAGATACGAAATCTGAACATTCTTCAAAGAACAAACATTGCCATTGATGTCGCTTGTGCACTTGATTACCTACACCACCATTGCCCAATGCTAGTTGTTCATTGTGATAAAAAGCCAAGAAACATTCTTTTCGATTGTGATATGATTGCTCATGTTGGAGATTTTGGGCTTGCGAAGTTTCTTTTAAGACTTACCGATTTGAAAGAAAGTAGTTCGATTGGAATAAGAGGAACAATTGGGTACACCCCTCCAGGTAAACATGATTTACTGTACTTTTTAATTGTTAACATATGCTTTCCCATATTTACAATGATTATTTTTGAGCTCCCAAAATATAATGTGAATACATTATCTATATTAAATATTCTTAATGACAGAGTACGGTTTAGGAAGTGAGGTGTCAACCAAAGGAGATGTGTACAGCTATGGAATTTTATTGTTGGAGATGATAACAGGAAAGAGACCCACAGATAGTGTGTTTGAGGGAGGCCTTAACCTTCACAACTATGCTAGCATGGCCGTACCAGACGGTGTAATGGAAGTTGTGGAtccaaaacttttaaataatgttgatgAAGTTCTTGGAAGTCACAATGGTTGCCttgcaaataaaataaaggagtgTTTGATATCCATGGTCAAGGTCGGAGTGGCATGCTCTATGGAGTTGGCACAAGAACGATGGGACATTAGCAAGGCCATCTCTGAGTTGCATTTGGTTAGGGACATTATTCTTGGTGCTAGGATTTAGCACATCATGCTTGGCTATATGGAaggtaaaaatcaaatttagctTCTCACCATCTTAATGTTGGTATTAAGTTGTTTACTTATTTTGATCTTTTCTCTTAATGTTGTTTACTACTAACTATTCGCAGGTCCGACTCCTTCAAAGTGTTACATTGGATGGAAAGACTTTTCTGACAGTCTAGATAGGCTTGCCTATGGTTATTCATTGAATAAGAAGTATTTTGCATGTTTCATATACCTTGTCTTCTATATGTTTCTTTTATACGCCTGAGTAGCTCAAATAATTTCCTACAATCTCGTATTAGTGTATTAAATCTATTGTTATATATTATGCTTGGAAAATTAAATACCAACTT of the Quercus robur chromosome 10, dhQueRobu3.1, whole genome shotgun sequence genome contains:
- the LOC126702855 gene encoding receptor kinase-like protein Xa21, yielding MGNLVNLTTLRMSGNKFSGTIPDDITGLKKLQRLWLNNNRLSGILPITLGNLTLLNELYLYNNKLQGTIPSSIENCQNLLLLDLSQNNLTGIIPKQLFAVSMLSIGLGLAQNFFLGSLPSEVGNLVHLYELDLSKNKLSGKIPSSLASCTSLEYLYLEGNLFQGEIPTSLSSSRGIQVMDLSRNNFSSQIPNFLEKLSLKNLNLSFNDFQGEVPTKGVFANASAISLIGNSRLCGGISELNLPRCLVKEEKKIKWPFSVKVVISMACVILVITIVSFFLFYWRKNKRNDNSSKSSLKQSFLRVSYQMLLKATDGFSLANLIGVGSFGSVYKGILGDDRSIVAIKVLNIQRQGASRSFVSECEALKNIRHRNLVKIITCCSSMDFHGNDFRALVYEFMPNGSLENWLHMDLETNIMQVEIRNLNILQRTNIAIDVACALDYLHHHCPMLVVHCDKKPRNILFDCDMIAHVGDFGLAKFLLRLTDLKESSSIGIRGTIGYTPPEYGLGSEVSTKGDVYSYGILLLEMITGKRPTDSVFEGGLNLHNYASMAVPDGVMEVVDPKLLNNVDEVLGSHNGCLANKIKECLISMVKVGVACSMELAQERWDISKAISELHLVRDIILGARI